A segment of the Halovivax limisalsi genome:
GGCGAGTCGCTCGGCGACCGTCACCGTGGCCGGAGGGGTGAAATCGCTCATTTATTTCCATCGTCGACAGGTAGTGGTTTCAGCTACGGGGTTGATCCCTGACCGGAGGATCGCGACCGCGCGACATGGAAAGCCGTTTTATGGCGACGGTTCGTCCGTCGGGGCGAGACCCGTCAGCGCCTGCCGGAGGACGGTTTCGGTCCCACGTCTGACGCGTTCGGAGGCCGCCTGTCGCGTGATCTCGAGTTCGTCGGCGATCTCGTCGAGTTTGGTCCCCCGCGGGACCGAAAAGTAGCCGTTCTCGACGGCCATGATGAGCGTTTCGCGCTGGTCGGGCGTGAGGCCGAACCCGTACTCGACGCCGATCTCGTCGTCGAGCGGGGCGACGCGTTCGATGTGGACCGGAAAGTGTTCGTCCTGGTAGAACCGGTGAAACTGCGTGAGTTCGGCGTGGTTCCCGAATCGGACCGTGAACGACCACGCGGCGTCGCCGTGGGCCTCCATGATGGTCCCGCCCGTCTCGGCGAGCCCGTCGAGGAAGGGTTCCGCGTCTTCGTCCCACTCCGCGTAGTAGAGGACGCTGTCGCCGGCCGACGTGAGCACCTCGACGTGTTCGGTCACCTCGCTGTTCCTGAGGACGCGCTCGAACTGGTCGACGTCGTCACCCGTCACCCGGAGGAACGGGATACGGCCATCCTGGAGGGGGATAACGCGTTCGAGCTGGACTCGATTCCCCTCGCCACCGCTCGTCGAGCGGCCGAACGGGAAGGACGAGGCGGGAAGGGTAAACTCGACGATGATCGCCATCAGCCGAGGCCCCCGGCGAGGATGACGGCAGTTCGATCGCTGATTCGGCTGCCAGGGGCGACGGCGTCGGACGAAAACGGTCGGGAAGCGTGAGTGGCTCTCATGGTGTGGCTGGTATCGCGGAACGCACTGGACGCTTGGCTGCCCCGCGTTCCAGCCGCGCGAATGGTCGCACTCGCGCGTTCGACACGCGATCGACGGCGTCCATCGGCCCCTCCATCATCGGAGCGCTGCTCGGGCGAGCGATCTGACCTGACGAGTTCCGTCCCTGACTAGAGACGACCCAGTTACTTACATCTGGGGTCGATCCGGGTCCACTCCGTTTCGAACGCGTGCTCGGCGAGCGACCGTGGCGACGATCGAGTCGCCGCCAGTCGCCGATAGCAGACTCGAAACCCGTGCTGTACAGCACGTTCCGTCGCTGGCTCCCGGTCGAGCCGCGCGTCTTTTCGCCGTCCCCGTCCGCGCCGCTCCCAATCGACGAGGCCCCGCGGTCCTCGAACCGGGCACCGACACCCATCCGGGCGTGATCGGCGTGACGTTCGAAAACGTCACGGACGAGCGATCGCTGCTCGCCTCGATGCGCGGGTGGCCCTTCGGCTCCTACGTCGGCCTCGGACCCGAGGGACGACGGCTCGTGCTCCTTCCCGCCGAGACGTTCGCCCCGGGATTCCTCAACCGCACCGAGGCCGGCTGGTGGGAGCCCGACTTTCTCCCCCACGAATCGGTCGCCCGGGGGCGGAGCACGACGGCGTCCGATCCCGGCGAGACGAGAACCGCGCGATATATCGTCACGTCTCACCCCGAGACGGACGATCCGCGCGACGGGGACGGGTTCGCGTTCGAACAGGGCTTCAGCGACGACGACGTCGACGTGACGTGGGGATTCACGCTGACGACGCTCGATCCGGAGTGACGATACGAGCACACGGACGCCGCTCGATGGCTGGTCGGCGTACTGCAGACGAAACTGGGCACTCGAATCGGTGCAGCTCCTCGAATCGCGGCGGAATCACTCCAGTTGGAGGTCGATCACCGCGAGATCCTCCGAGGGCACGGCCGCCGCGAACGCCGATTCCACCTCGTCCCACGTCTCGGGTCGGTAGGCCTCGATGCCGAAGCTCTCGGCGAACGCCACGAAGTCGGGGTTCCCCAGTCCCGTTCCGGTGGCCTCGCCGCGGTGCTCGACCTGTTTCTCGGAGATCAACCCGTAATCGTCGTCTGTGAAGACGACGACCGTGAACGAGCAGTCGAGGCGGGTCGCCGTCTCGAGCTCCGCGGCGTTCATGAGGAAGCCGCCGTCGCCCGTCGCGGCGACGACGTTCGCGTCGAGGGCGCGATCGGCGGCGAGCGCGCCGGGGACGGCGATCCCCATGCTCGCCAGGCCGTTCGATACGATGCAGGTGTTGGGCTCGTAGGTGGGAAACGCCTGCGCGATGGCCATCTTGTGGCTGCCGACGTCGGAGACGAGGACGTCCGCGTCGGTCATCGCCTCGCGCAACAGGGGAAGGGCGTTCCGGACGGTGATCGGGTCGTCCGCGTCGGGCGGCGACGTGGCCTCCGTCAGGATGCGGATGTGGCGGTCGCCGCACCAGAGCGAGCAGGCCGCGGCCGGGAGCGCCTCGCCGACGGCCTCGAGTGCGGCGCCGACGTCGGCGACGAGTTCGACGTCCGGCGTGTAGTGGCGATAGACCTCCGCCGGTTCGTGATCCACGTGGACGATGGCCGTCTCGAGGTCGGGGTTCCAGTCTTGCGGGTCGTGCTCGGCGATGTCGTAGCCCACCGCGATCACGCAGTCGGCGCGCTCGATCGCCCGCTCGGCCTCTCCCTCGGGGCCGGAGTCGAGCGTCATCAGCGACGCCGGGTCGCGGTCCGAGATCGCGCCCTTGCCCATGTACGTGGCGACGACGGGGATCTCGAGGCGGTCGACGAACCCGCGGAGGCGGTCCGCGGCGCGGGTCCTGACGGCGCCGTTCCCTGCGAGGACTATCGGTCGGTCGGCGGCGTCGATCACCGACGCGGCCCGCTCGACGGACGCATCGTCCGGATCGGGGCGGCGCACCTGTCCGGGTTCGACGATCGGCGTCGCGTCGACCGAGCCCGCCTCGACCGCCTCCGCGGCGACGTCCTCCGGCAGTTCGAGGTGGGTCGCGCCCGGCTTCTCGTACTCCGCCAGCTTGAACGCCTTGCGGACGGACTCGGGGACGGTTTCGGGCGCCGCGATCTGGGCGTTCCAGGTGACGACGGGTTCGAAGACGTCGACCACGTCGAGCGCCTGGTGGCTCTCCTTGTGGAGGCGTTCGCGCCCGCCCTGGCCGGTGATCGCGACGAGCGGGCTCTTGTCGAGTTCCGCGTCGGCGACGCCCGTGATCAGGTTGGTCGCGCCGGGGCCCAGCGTCGCGAGGCAGACGCCGGCCTCGCCGGTCACCCGGCCGTGAACGTCGGCCATGAACGCCGCCCCCTGTTCGTGTCTGGTGGGGACGAACGCGATCGAGGACGCCCGGAGCGAGAACAGCAGGTCCTCCACCTCCTCGCCGGGCACCCCGTAGACGGTCTCGACGCCCTCCGCCTCGAGGCAGGCGACGAGGAGATCGGACGCGGTGCTCACGCGGACTCACACCCGTGCGTCGGGCCGGTGTCGGTCTCGGCGTCCGGGTTCCGGACCCGGGACGCCGTCCGGTTGTCCAGCTCGATGATGCCCTCCATGACAGGTCCACGTCCATCACCCGCAACCTTCAAACCGCCGACGGACGGATCCGCGTGGAGGGCCGGACGCCTCGCGAGGGGGATCGTCGGGTTCAACGAACCCGGTTATTTTTCCGCCGAACGGAAGATAGCCGAACGAACCATGCGCGAATTCGACCGAGTATCGGAAGTGATCCGCTACGCCGAGGACGTCACCCGCCTGACGGAGTTTTACACCGGCGTCTTCGACTTCGAGATCGCCGCCGGTGACCCCGCACACGGCTTCGTCCGCTTCGACACCGGCGATTGCAGCCTTTGTCTACACGCCGGCCGGGACGCCGACCTCGGCGACTACCCCACGAAAGTCGTGTTCGCGGTCGACGACGTCGACGCGGCCCGGGAGTACCTCCTGGATCGCGACGTCGAAATGGGCGACATCCGGTCGCCGGCGCCCGGAACGCGCGTCTGCGACGGCCGCGATCCGGAGGGAAACCCGTTCTCGATCGAATCGACGGACTAGGTACGATCAGGCCGGACCGGATCCAGCCCCGGCGAACTCGAACCGCGCGCCGCCGTCCCGACTTTCGGTCACGGCGACGTCCCAGCCGTGTGCGCGGGCGATCTCGGAGACGATCCCCAGCCCGAACCCGGTCCCGCCGGCCCCCGAGAAGCCCATCTCGAGGACGTTCTCGCGCTCGTCCGGTTCGATTCCCCGCCCGTCGTCTGCGACGAAGAAGCCGCCGTCGAGGGCGGCTTCGAGTGACCCGACCGTCACGGTGAGGGCCGGCTCGCCGGGCGACGGACCGCCGTCCGCGTCACCGGCCTCCCGGGCGTCGTCGGCGGCCGGCCGATCGTCCAGGCCGTGTTCGATCGCGTTTCGGTAGAGGTTCTCGAACAGTTCCTCGAGACGGGGGCGGTCGGCCTCGATCGTGGCGTCGGTTTCGACGACGAGTTCGGCGGTGCCGGTCTCGACGTGGTTCCAGGCCGACCGTGCCGCCGCCGCCAGGTCGACCGGTTGCGTCTCGCCGACGACCTCGCCCTTCTTCGCGAGGGTCAGCAGTTCCTCGATCATCCGATCCATCCGATCGAGTTCTTCGACGACCGTCGAGAGGTGTTCGGTCGCGGAGTCCTCCCGGGCGATCTCCGCGTAGCCCTGCGCGATGGCGAGCGGGTTTCGGAGGTCGTGGCTCACGATGCTGGTGAACGACTCGAGGCGCTCGTTCTGGCGCTCGAGTTCTCGCTCGCGCGCTTTGAGGGTCGAGATGTCGGTGTAGATGAGATAGCCCCGGCCGCCGTCCGCGGCGTCGGTCGGCACGGCGCGGAGCAGAAACGACTGCGGGCCATCGCTGGTGTGGCGAACGACCTCCGTGTCACGACGCTCCCCCGCGTTCACCGCCGCCCGGTATTCGACCGGGGCGCCGTCCGAATCGGGGACGAGCAGGTCGTCGACCCGTCGATCGATCGCCTCGGCCGGTTCGAACCCGAAGTGGCGGACGAAGGCGGCGTTGACGCGCTCGACGCGGACCGCGTCGTCGGCTACCCGGTACTCCAGGACGGCGTCCGACACGTTCTCGAAGAGGGCGGCGAAGCGGTCGCGTTCGCGGGTGATCGTCGACGCGTGTGAGATCCGTTCGAGCGCACGTTCGACGTGCGTGGCGACTCGTTCGACGATCTCGCAGTCCGCCTCCTCGAAGGCGTCGACCTCGGCGGACAGGAGCTGGAAGACGCCGTCCGATCCGACGGGGACCGACAGCACCGAGCAGTAGTCGGCGTCCGTCGGCCGGGCCGTCGAATCGCTCGACAGGCCGTTTACCACCCGGGACTCGCCGGTTCGGCGGGTCAGGCCGGCGACGCCTTCGTCGGCGCCCAGCGGGGTCACGTCCGGCTGGAGGGACGTCGCACGCGCCGCTTTCGGGACGAATCGGCCGTCCTCGACGACGAGGACGGCGCAGTCCTGGTATCCCAGCACGTCGGCGACCCAGTCGACGGCGAGTTCGTAGACCTCGCGGCGCTGCTCGGCCACCTCCAACTGGGTGACGAACTCGTAGAGCGGCTCCGAGGCGTCGGTCGTGCTCGCCATCTGGCTGGCGAATAGACGGCCCGGTCGCATATCACCGTTGTGGCACGAGCGCTGACACCGCGATCGCGTTGCGCGCTCGATCGCTCACGCGGCCGGGTAGAACGGTTCGAGGTCGTCCGTCCAGTAGCACTCGCCGTCGTAGACGATGACGGCCGGCGACGAGTCCGCGACCAGCGTCCGGAGGTCGCTCGCGTCGACGACGACGTCGCCCGGATTGCCCACGAGGTTCGCCTGCGCACCCTCGAAGTCCGGCGACCACAGTAGGCCTGCGTCGGGGTAGTGGGCATCACCTGCGAGGGAGAAGGTCCCATCGCCGCGGTCGTCGATCCGATAGGCGAGGACGTAGAGATCGGTGGTGTGGCCGACCTGGCACAGTCCGTCGCCGACGGCGACGAGATCGTCCGTCGCGCCGAGATACCGGCGAACGAATCGAACCGCGTGATCGACCGCCATCCCGCCGCCCAGCAGTTCCAGCAGGAGGCGCCGCGCGTCGGGCGCCAGCACGTCGTCCCCACGGAGGGCGATCGCCGCCACCGCGCCACGGTCGACGAGTGCCGCGGCCGCCGGCAGCGAGTTGGGCGCGTCGAGCAGGACCGTTCGGCCGAGCCAGTTCACCGCCGCCGGCGACAGCGTTCCGTCGGCGCAGGCGAACGCCGAGCCGTCCAGTTCGCCGACGTAGTGGACGAACTCGCGACGGGTTTCGACCGCTTCCCGGAGGTCGGCGACGGTGGCGCGTTCGTACACGTCGACCTCGGTCGGGTACGCCGCTCGGTCGCGGTAGACCTCGCTAGCGGCCTCGACGACCGCCGATCGGCGGTCGTCGGTGACGACGAGGGCAACCCGCCCAGTGCTGCGATCGTCGACGTACGCCGCGCGGTTCTCGTACGCTGCGGGTCGAGAGAGGAACGGCCCCGTGGGCTCCCCTGGACCCAGCCAGCCGGTGAACTGGCCGCTGTCACCGTCGTGATCGGGGACCCCGCCGGGTGTCGGCCCGACGCGGCCGGTCCCTTCGACGGCGCTCGGCAGATAGATGCGCGCCAAGCGGTGCGCGAGCGACGAGAGCGAGGGGACGTGCTCGTCGCTCGGGTCGACGTACATCGTGTAGTGCCACGGCGGCAACACCGGCTCCAGCCGATCGTACGCCAGGTCCGGGTCGAGGTACAGTCCGAGACGCTCGGCCAGGCTCGCGTCGTTCAGGTGTTCCACGTCGAGGTCGAGCGTCTCGAACGCGTGGAGTTCGGCGAGGTCAGCCTGCTGGGCGGCCAGGTGAACGAGCGTGTCGAGGGAGACGACGCGCTGGAGCAGGGCCGCCGCCTCGTGCTGGAATTGCGCGGTCGGGCCCAGCCGTCGGTCGACACCGACCGACGGCACTCGGAGTACCGCGTCGTCACCGTCCGT
Coding sequences within it:
- a CDS encoding helix-turn-helix domain-containing protein, giving the protein MAIIVEFTLPASSFPFGRSTSGGEGNRVQLERVIPLQDGRIPFLRVTGDDVDQFERVLRNSEVTEHVEVLTSAGDSVLYYAEWDEDAEPFLDGLAETGGTIMEAHGDAAWSFTVRFGNHAELTQFHRFYQDEHFPVHIERVAPLDDEIGVEYGFGLTPDQRETLIMAVENGYFSVPRGTKLDEIADELEITRQAASERVRRGTETVLRQALTGLAPTDEPSP
- a CDS encoding acetolactate synthase large subunit, whose translation is MSTASDLLVACLEAEGVETVYGVPGEEVEDLLFSLRASSIAFVPTRHEQGAAFMADVHGRVTGEAGVCLATLGPGATNLITGVADAELDKSPLVAITGQGGRERLHKESHQALDVVDVFEPVVTWNAQIAAPETVPESVRKAFKLAEYEKPGATHLELPEDVAAEAVEAGSVDATPIVEPGQVRRPDPDDASVERAASVIDAADRPIVLAGNGAVRTRAADRLRGFVDRLEIPVVATYMGKGAISDRDPASLMTLDSGPEGEAERAIERADCVIAVGYDIAEHDPQDWNPDLETAIVHVDHEPAEVYRHYTPDVELVADVGAALEAVGEALPAAACSLWCGDRHIRILTEATSPPDADDPITVRNALPLLREAMTDADVLVSDVGSHKMAIAQAFPTYEPNTCIVSNGLASMGIAVPGALAADRALDANVVAATGDGGFLMNAAELETATRLDCSFTVVVFTDDDYGLISEKQVEHRGEATGTGLGNPDFVAFAESFGIEAYRPETWDEVESAFAAAVPSEDLAVIDLQLE
- a CDS encoding VOC family protein, which produces MREFDRVSEVIRYAEDVTRLTEFYTGVFDFEIAAGDPAHGFVRFDTGDCSLCLHAGRDADLGDYPTKVVFAVDDVDAAREYLLDRDVEMGDIRSPAPGTRVCDGRDPEGNPFSIESTD
- a CDS encoding GAF domain-containing sensor histidine kinase; translation: MASTTDASEPLYEFVTQLEVAEQRREVYELAVDWVADVLGYQDCAVLVVEDGRFVPKAARATSLQPDVTPLGADEGVAGLTRRTGESRVVNGLSSDSTARPTDADYCSVLSVPVGSDGVFQLLSAEVDAFEEADCEIVERVATHVERALERISHASTITRERDRFAALFENVSDAVLEYRVADDAVRVERVNAAFVRHFGFEPAEAIDRRVDDLLVPDSDGAPVEYRAAVNAGERRDTEVVRHTSDGPQSFLLRAVPTDAADGGRGYLIYTDISTLKARERELERQNERLESFTSIVSHDLRNPLAIAQGYAEIAREDSATEHLSTVVEELDRMDRMIEELLTLAKKGEVVGETQPVDLAAAARSAWNHVETGTAELVVETDATIEADRPRLEELFENLYRNAIEHGLDDRPAADDAREAGDADGGPSPGEPALTVTVGSLEAALDGGFFVADDGRGIEPDERENVLEMGFSGAGGTGFGLGIVSEIARAHGWDVAVTESRDGGARFEFAGAGSGPA